The following coding sequences are from one Armatimonadota bacterium window:
- the rplB gene encoding 50S ribosomal protein L2 has protein sequence MIMKLHRPTSPGRRGMSVPDFSTITKKRPEKSLTRGKRRSGGRNNTGRTTARFRGGGHRRLLREVEFGQRKLGVPGVVEAIEYDPNRTAFLALIRYRDGDRRYILATEDLSVGDPVLVDEKTPLQSGNRLMLKHIPVGIEIHNIELFPGKGGKTVRSAGSSARILTHEGGYAHIRLPSSEVRRIPEDAFASIGLVSNAEWSSVTIGKAGRARWMGRRPHVRGSAMNPVDHPHGGGEGRAGIGLKYPKTPWGKHALGVKTRHKKKSSNRLIIQRRKKKRR, from the coding sequence ATTATCATGAAACTTCATCGGCCAACGAGCCCAGGAAGGCGCGGGATGTCTGTTCCCGACTTCTCGACTATCACGAAGAAGCGACCCGAGAAAAGTCTGACGCGCGGGAAGCGCCGCAGCGGAGGGCGAAACAACACGGGCCGTACCACCGCGCGATTTCGAGGCGGCGGTCACCGAAGGCTTCTGCGTGAGGTGGAGTTCGGACAGCGGAAGCTCGGGGTGCCGGGCGTTGTGGAAGCTATCGAATATGATCCCAACCGCACGGCATTTTTGGCCCTCATTCGTTACCGGGATGGCGACCGGCGCTACATCCTCGCAACGGAGGATCTCAGTGTTGGCGACCCGGTGCTTGTTGATGAGAAGACGCCGCTTCAGTCCGGTAACCGACTTATGCTGAAGCACATTCCTGTGGGAATCGAGATCCACAACATCGAGCTCTTTCCCGGTAAAGGGGGAAAGACCGTACGCTCAGCAGGTTCCTCTGCGCGGATCCTCACACATGAAGGCGGGTATGCGCACATCCGACTGCCTTCCAGCGAAGTGAGGCGTATCCCCGAGGATGCCTTCGCTTCCATCGGGTTGGTGTCGAATGCAGAGTGGTCTTCGGTGACGATCGGTAAAGCGGGTCGTGCCCGTTGGATGGGGCGCCGTCCCCATGTTCGCGGATCTGCGATGAACCCCGTGGACCATCCGCATGGCGGGGGCGAGGGCAGGGCGGGCATCGGGTTGAAATATCCAAAGACCCCGTGGGGGAAGCA
- the rplW gene encoding 50S ribosomal protein L23 produces MAIFPRTKKSDQSKQDEVPKTDSRKRRSRVGRGEAIAYRVLLRPHVTEKAGRLSSLNQYVFQVRQSATKPEIKQAIFEVYGIRPTRVSTVRIPRKRRRLGRSEGWVSGYKKAMITLPEGKSIDVLPK; encoded by the coding sequence ATGGCGATTTTTCCCAGAACGAAGAAAAGCGATCAGTCCAAGCAGGACGAAGTCCCTAAAACAGATTCCCGCAAGAGGCGAAGTCGTGTCGGGCGGGGCGAGGCGATCGCCTATCGTGTTCTCCTGCGCCCGCATGTCACTGAGAAGGCAGGACGTCTCTCCTCACTCAACCAGTACGTGTTCCAAGTGCGGCAGAGCGCGACGAAACCCGAGATCAAGCAGGCGATTTTTGAGGTTTACGGGATTCGACCTACGCGCGTTTCGACAGTGCGTATTCCGCGAAAGCGAAGGCGTTTGGGGAGAAGCGAAGGTTGGGTGTCTGGCTACAAGAAGGCGATGATTACCCTTCCGGAGGGGAAGAGTATCGACGTGTTGCCGAAGTAA